A window of Mus musculus strain C57BL/6J chromosome 3, GRCm38.p6 C57BL/6J genomic DNA:
ACAACTCCTATTATGTAGTGATCATACTCTGTGACCACCACCAACCCCCATCCATCTAGGTAGTATATAACAGTGCTTGCTAGGAATTATGAACAAACAATTCTGACTAGGTATGCTACTGAGCTAGGATTCAGAAACATCTACCTTGAATGAACTCAGAGATGTGAGCAATCCCTCTGAGAGGGGCTCGATCTAAAGTGACATGATCCACTTCACAGATGATCTGAGAGCGGACATCCCTAGGTTCCAACACCACCTGGACTGTGCTGGAAACTCTATAGGAGACACTTGTTTCTTCGGGTTCCACAGAAGTTTCCAAGTGAGAGATCTCATTTCCATTCTTGAACCACTTCAGCGTGAGGTTCCGCGGAAAGAATCCATGGGATCTGCATGTAAAGGCCACTGTCTGCTGAGGGACAGCTCTGGCTGCAGGACCGGAGACCATAGGTGAAGATGGTTTAGCTATAAAGCAGCATATAAACAAAGATGTCATTTTGATAGCCACCACTGATGACATAACATTGTGAAGAACCTTCCTAGATATTATCCATTAATTATTAAACATTGTTGTTTACTGTCAGGATTGTTGTTACCAGGCAACTAGGAACCTGCTGGTCTCCCATGTCATACCTGTGTCCAAGCAGCAGACATTAAGTCTTCATCCTCAATGTTTTGCCCCAGGTTTGTCCAGATCCTTCTCTGCTATACAATGTTCTGTGTCTCCAGAAGATAACACAAAGAAGGGCAAACCCAGGTGCAATTTGCCTGGGCCAAGGAAGGTAATTACAAATGTATTTCAAATTTCATATCACTTATTCCTGCTGGCCTCATGAATCCTCTACAATCTAAGGTAAATGTTCCTAGATTTACAATTATTGTAAGCTAGAAAATTACACATATAATAGTATTGCCACAAAGCTGGAACCCTTCCTCATTTcctctagttatttttatttttcacttccttccttccttccttccttccttccttccttccttccttccttcctccctcccttcctccctccctcccttcttccttccttcctttccttcctttcttttctttgtacccATCTGCCTTATGTGTTCTCTCTGCtaagaaatgaatttaaaattgagAGTCTAACCATCTGCATGTCCATTTATAGGTTTCAGTTGTACTTAGTCTGAAGTAAAAATCAGAGATCGCCCTCCATCAATGAAGCCAGGTTTAATTCCCTTTCAAATTGGCAATCACAAGGAAAATAGATGCAAGCCCATTGATCAGATAGAAATAATCTCTAGTCTTAAAATCACACATAGAATTTGATTGTTGGGAGGAAGACACTAGGCTTTGTAGATGTCTTATGCTGTGGTTATTATGAATAGCAGGCTTCATTTGACAATTATACACAAttgtatttgtacatatatgaTTCCTTATTAAATGACCAGCCAGACAGGAAGATAAACAAGTGCTTTCTGAAGTCGGTATATCTAAATCTCGCCACAACTAATGTTCCTACAAGATTGAGGGAGTATAGCCAGTCACAAATTATTGGGAGTTTCTGGCTAATCTGATACTGCCAAGATTCTAGTAACCAAATCTTTGGTATGATTAAGATCAGAGTATATGTGGGTGGAGATGTTACACAGGCTAAAGTCAAAATTCATCTCACACTCACCAGGTGATTAACTAAATCCTGATCTTTAACTAATACATATAAACATCCCCTTTGATGGGACTCTGGTCCATTTGAGCATGGCTCTGACAGACCTTGCCCTTCTCCTTATACCCTCTAACTTATCAAAAGCCGTTAGATTACATACTAAAGCTAGAAACCAAGGTCTGTTTCCTTATTTGTCCACTTCCTGCTCCTGAGTCTGattaccaaggtccagctatcaaggTATTGAAGTCTGGCAATTAAACCTCCCTTTTTGGCTCATGAAATTAATattcccaattaaaattaaacacttcaTCATAACACAGTATTTCCAATTTTACCTATATTAATTGCCGTTCTTCTGTGtgtcacatctgtctcctctctacctAGATGCAGTCCTTCCTTATCTGGGACAAagactcctctctccctgctttgttttccttttctctgccaTCCTCTCTCTTCTGTTTTTGTCTCTTATCCACTGACCTCTATTACTCtgggaaaataaattttcttttggaTGATAGGTAGGTTTTGATAAGGACTTGAGCTGATACTGTTCCTAATATCCTTACATAAAAACTGGATTAAAAACCTCAGCCAGGaggaagacataaagaaataGAGCGATGTCAGTGAGATGGCTTCAGTGGAGAACAACAGCTTTCTTTTGGGAAATGAAGGTGAAGTCACAGAAAATGATCTCTGAGATACAATGGTAATAAAAGACAAGTTTTTTTTCAGCCTCAGTATTTTAATCTGTAGCATGATGATGATCACAAATCCTTCAGAGGGAAAGAGGGGCCTCTGTATATCAATCAACACAACAACATGTAAAAATACAGTTAGTATATTATGACTGTTAAACCTTGGACAACTTAATGAAACTTAtcctttgttttccttctgtagaaTGAGGGTACCTATTCCCATTTTGAGGGTGCTATGTCTACCCAGAGAAACAGTGAATGTCCAGCATCAGCCTGTATAGCATCCCAGCACTGCTAGTCTCTGACATTTATCCAGGACAAGATCTTCAGCACATTCTTTCCCCTGCTAGCACAGAATATAGACTTGCTCCTATGAAGGAGTGAAGTCATACAACATACTTAGAGAAACTGTTGACTGTTAGGAAATATTTCATCACTGTAACTGTGCTACTAATGGGTCATGTGATCTTGGACATTCCATTTTCCCTATCTCTATTTCTACTTTATAAATCCAACTTGAGGATTTCTCGGCGAAATCCCTACTCTCGGTAGCTCTGGGCAGAAAGAGACCTTTGTTCCTGGGAACCGAGAGTCCTGCATATtctgatttatttcttctttatattttcaatacTGGAAACAATTGGCAGCTCTGTTTTATGGATGCTGCCCTGAGAATATATATGTAGGAAGAAAAGCATCTATTTTGTGTAACTCTATGAGGTAGGGATTGCCATCAACACTTGCCTCTTCTTTACCTGTTTACATGTCAGGTTTTTCTCTGAACTACCGAGTCTTCTCTAAAGCGAAGAGATGACCTTATTTTTATAGAACATGATTATGGAGAAAATCACATAACAGACACACAGTATACAGCAGTTGCTGATTGTTATCCAACCTTATCATTAAGAGCATCATTATAACTAATGAAGCATCATtataacatatacacatgaaGCTAGGATCTCAAGAAGCTCTGGACTGTACTTTACATCAGTTTCTTGCTGGTTGGGGTTTCCTCTACTTTGCATTTCCTAGAACATTATTGCCCTTGTTTATGCTATGTATGAATTCCTGGTGAACCCATTTTCCTTGTCTCTCTTCACTGAAGTGTTGTGATAAGATTTGCTACACCACACCTTAGTGGAGAAACGGTAACATCTTTATAAAATGATACACTCTCAAGTGCCACAGCCCTCCTCaataggacattttttttttatggccaGGGTAGTGAATATAAGAATAAGTCCACTCTGGACCTGTGTGGATGCAAACTATTAATGACTAACTACTGTTTTTGTAGCAAACATAAATGGAATATTCATGGCCTACCATCTTAAATATGCTGTCTCTTGCTGCTGCACTATTGTTTCTCATAAGGAATAATATGGGATGAGAGTATTGTTAACATGTGTGAAGCTTTCTGATAGTTACTGCATATTAGAATCTGAGTTTGAGGAAAAGCTTGAAATTTTGGAGGTGGTGATGAATAGAATTGGGGGTTAGGCTCATGAATTCTGACTCAACATCTCTTGTGAATCAGGCACCTAAGTGGAGATGGTGCCTCTTATTTGAACAGAAAGAGGTTGGCCAGGAATGAAAGGTGGATTCCTTGACAGATCTCAATACTAACTGGATATGTGATCATGGACAGAGCATTGACATACAGGTCTCACTTCTCTAACAGGACTGGGATGGATAGTGTGATTGTCTTTCATGCTGTAAAATTCTCAGGATCAAGACCTAGATAGAAGCATTCATGTATCTATCAGAAAATTCAATGTGAGGGCCTGGCTGCCTAATCTTGTGATTGAATATGATCCACATGGAGACTTCTCCAGGGAGAAACACAGGGAGTCAACATTGGCTCAATCCTTCAGTGCCTGTGAGAATAGGTCTCTTATACAAAATAGTCTCTGACAGTCCCAAGTCCCAAATAACTAGTTAGGCTAAGTAGAAAGGAGGGCTCAAGGGGAGATTCTTAAATCTCCCTAAGGTTGGGTAATAGAATAGATGCAGGAGACATTTGGTGGGGTGGGTGAGTATATAAACAGAAGGGATCATGTGGTGGTAGATAAAGGGAGGTGTATATTGGGATAAAGACTAGAATAGGGGGTGCATTTGGGAGATGAAGTTGAATCCTATCAATGGAAATGTCCAATAATCAGGAGGGATGACCCTAGTCAAGATGTCAAAATTAGTAATAAGGGGAATATGGAGCCTCAACTGGCCATCACATATATGATATGCTTAAGATTTTATGGTTGAATAATGTCATCCAAAAAGTAAATAAGAACTTTGTTTAAATTtaggaattaaaatataatatatttctatatcacattatatgtaataaaatatgtcctcttgaagagcaggaGCTTAATTAATCCAAGAATCACCTCTCTGGACCCTGAGttatattaattttatctttGATATAATAGTTTCCTATAAAGTTTGTGATTTCACACAACagatatttatcattttatcCTGTGTGGTTCAGAAGTTCAACTTTGGTGAGTCAAGGTAAAGAACATGGATTCACATATACCTAATGTCCAGGTGGGCCAGTTTCTGAGTTTCTGTCTTTGAACATGGTTTGGTCTCTCGAGGGTACTCTCCTATATCATCTGTCTTCTCATCACTGCACCTAGTTTACTGAGTCACTCTGAGTCTCACAACTCTGACAATTCTTCTTCCCTGGGCTTTGATGATCAGGAAAGACTGTCCTGTACTGAATTTATTACCCTATGCTACTTGTCCAGAACTATACAatcttcatttaaaatatgaaaagagcAAAGGGAACATAGGAAAAGCCATAAAGAAAGTGAAGTGTCTAGATAGCAAAATAAGAACACCTGGAAGCAGTAACCAAATATATGTTAACTTACACATTAAACTTACAAGGTATACAGAGGATTTGagcattttatgaaaaaaatacaaatatagaaATGGAAACAGTAACATTATTAGTCAGCAGTTCAGGGACAATAGTCAAAAActgggaagaaaataaataatttggaaTGTGGGCATATTATTGAAAAAATAGTGTCTTACATACTGCtagtttgaaaaaataaaagtataaattgAACATTGTGAACTAATTCCTTTgatatgaactcagagagaatCACACGAGTACACATTATAATAGAACTGACAAAAGATGACTACAAATCTGAGATAGAGTGAGAAATATAAGTTTCTTGGAGCAGGAAGAGAAATGTATGAATTTACACTCACTTCCTGAAAGGGGAAACCTCTAGCACATAGCACGTCCACACTTCTTCTCAGGTTCTTTGGTCCAGAGTTATGATAAAGTAAACCTAtgtatattagggtcctttctaCACATGTTTCTTACTTTTTCACAGAGTATTAGAGCCTTCGGACCTGTAGGAGAAATGAAGGATGAAAGGAAAATGTAGTACTTACCAAATACTGACAACTCAGTGCCACCTCCAGACTGAATCTCCATGTCAGGCTCTGATGGTCCTCTCTGGAACTTCACACAGTAGTAGGTACCCGAATCAGCAGGAGTGACATTACTGATACGGATGGAAAAGTCCAGGTTGCTTCTCTTTGTAACATCTGAAACATTTGTTATTCGGGGGAAGCGTTCTCCTGTGAACGAGTATATCAAGAGTCGACTTTGTCCTACACCCTTGAACCACCTTATGGGCCCCACAGGGAGGAGGGATGTCACTGTGCAGTTCAGAGTGGCTGACCCTCCAGCACCAACAAAAAATGATTTAACAGGTTGGATCACCTTCAGCTCTCTCATAGCTGCTCCTGCAAAAAACATCAGTTAGTTTTCATCTTGATGTAGAACCACAGGTTCCTCAAgtttataattaaagaaaaaaagaaaaaaacctgttaCTCACT
This region includes:
- the Sirpb1c gene encoding signal-regulatory protein beta 1-like isoform X1, whose amino-acid sequence is MLLLDAWTHIPHCVLLLILLLGLKAMRELKVIQPVKSFFVGAGGSATLNCTVTSLLPVGPIRWFKGVGQSRLLIYSFTGERFPRITNVSDVTKRSNLDFSIRISNVTPADSGTYYCVKFQRGPSEPDMEIQSGGGTELSVFAKPSSPMVSGPAARAVPQQTVAFTCRSHGFFPRNLTLKWFKNGNEISHLETSVEPEETSVSYRVSSTVQVVLEPRDVRSQIICEVDHVTLDRAPLRGIAHISEFIQVPPTLEISQQPTMVWNVIIVTCQIQKFYPPRFQVTWLENGNISRREVPFTLIVNKDGTYNWISCLLVNISALEENMVVTCQVEHDGQAEVIETHTVVVTEHQRVKELKTAGIAKIPVAVLLGSKILLLIAATVIYMRKKQNA
- the Sirpb1c gene encoding signal-regulatory protein beta 1-like precursor — encoded protein: MLLLDAWTHIPHCVLLLILLLGLKGAAMRELKVIQPVKSFFVGAGGSATLNCTVTSLLPVGPIRWFKGVGQSRLLIYSFTGERFPRITNVSDVTKRSNLDFSIRISNVTPADSGTYYCVKFQRGPSEPDMEIQSGGGTELSVFAKPSSPMVSGPAARAVPQQTVAFTCRSHGFFPRNLTLKWFKNGNEISHLETSVEPEETSVSYRVSSTVQVVLEPRDVRSQIICEVDHVTLDRAPLRGIAHISEFIQVPPTLEISQQPTMVWNVIIVTCQIQKFYPPRFQVTWLENGNISRREVPFTLIVNKDGTYNWISCLLVNISALEENMVVTCQVEHDGQAEVIETHTVVVTEHQRVKELKTAGIAKIPVAVLLGSKILLLIAATVIYMRKKQNA